The Dreissena polymorpha isolate Duluth1 chromosome 10, UMN_Dpol_1.0, whole genome shotgun sequence genome includes a region encoding these proteins:
- the LOC127847341 gene encoding elongation factor Ts, mitochondrial-like isoform X3 gives MVRWGRLTPVIRSVRRLCTQPEQEVIVDKAALSKLRKKTGFPMMKCKNALAQFNNDIKEAEKWMREMAQKEGWEKAGKLQNRPMSQGLVALLEVKSSCTLVEVNCETDFVARNEGFQELVVKLAQACHKNFTNGDLQKAVVAKEELNSLPADGKTLGDLVALTVGNLGENIALRRAAFLRNDQDTVISHFVHAAGPAMTKDGIKLGKFAAAVKLLVPNTEAIAQEVCQHIVGINPKEIGNWSAPVQDKKESKKKKQDPGVEDQPKEVYVEKRLFDQEFLLDSHKTVREYLQSNGPQVVDFVRLECGEDLGEE, from the exons ATGGTTCGATGGGGGAGGCTGACACCAGTGATACGCTCAGTGCGCCGATTGTGTACCCAGCCGGAACAAGAGGTTATAGTTGACAAAGCAGCCTTGAGCAAGCTCCGTAAGAAGACGGGCTTTCCGATgatgaaatgtaaaaatgcacTGGCGCAATTCAATAATGACATAAAAGag GCAGAGAAGTGGATGCGAGAGATGGCCCAGAAGGAGGGCTGGGAGAAAGCAGGTAAGCTGCAGAACCGCCCCATGTCCCAGGGCCTGGTGGCATTGCTGGAGGTGAAGTCCTCATGCACCTTAGTTGAG GTGAATTGTGAGACGGATTTTGTTGCCAGAAACGAAGGTTTCCAGGAACTTGTGGTTAAATTGGCGCAAGCATGTCACAAAAACTTCACCAACGGAGACTTGCAAAAG GCGGTGGTTGCCAAGGAAGAGCTGAACTCCCTGCCTGCAGACGGTAAGACTCTGGGAGACCTGGTGGCTCTAACCGTGGGAAACCTGGGCGAGAACATCGCTCTACGTCGGGCCGCGTTTCTCCGTAATGACCAAGACACGGTCATCAGCCACTTTGTACATGCAGCAG GCCCAGCAATGACGAAAGACGGAATCAAGCTGGGGAAATTTGCTGCTGCCGTCAAGCTACTGGTTCCGAACACAGAAGCCATAGCCCAAGAAGTGTGTCAACACATTGTTGGGATTAACCCAAAGGAAATCGGTAATTGGTCTGCACCAGTTCAAGACAAAAAGGAATCCAAGAAAAAGAAGCAAGACCCAGGTGTGGAAGATCAGCCAAAAGAAGTGTATGTTGAGAAAAGACTGTTTGATCAGGAATTTCTGTTGGACTCTCATAAGACCGTAAGGGAATATTTACAAAGTAACGGGCCACAGGTTGTGGACTTTGTAAGGTTAGAATGCGGTGAGGATCTAGGAGAGGAATAG
- the LOC127847341 gene encoding elongation factor Ts, mitochondrial-like isoform X2, producing MFVCNFMVRWGRLTPVIRSVRRLCTQPEQEVIVDKAALSKLRKKTGFPMMKCKNALAQFNNDIKEAEKWMREMAQKEGWEKAGKLQNRPMSQGLVALLEVKSSCTLVEVNCETDFVARNEGFQELVVKLAQACHKNFTNGDLQKAVVAKEELNSLPADGKTLGDLVALTVGNLGENIALRRAAFLRNDQDTVISHFVHAAGPAMTKDGIKLGKFAAAVKLLVPNTEAIAQEVCQHIVGINPKEIGNWSAPVQDKKESKKKKQDPGVEDQPKEVYVEKRLFDQEFLLDSHKTVREYLQSNGPQVVDFVRLECGEDLGEE from the exons ATGTTCGTCTGTAATT TCATGGTTCGATGGGGGAGGCTGACACCAGTGATACGCTCAGTGCGCCGATTGTGTACCCAGCCGGAACAAGAGGTTATAGTTGACAAAGCAGCCTTGAGCAAGCTCCGTAAGAAGACGGGCTTTCCGATgatgaaatgtaaaaatgcacTGGCGCAATTCAATAATGACATAAAAGag GCAGAGAAGTGGATGCGAGAGATGGCCCAGAAGGAGGGCTGGGAGAAAGCAGGTAAGCTGCAGAACCGCCCCATGTCCCAGGGCCTGGTGGCATTGCTGGAGGTGAAGTCCTCATGCACCTTAGTTGAG GTGAATTGTGAGACGGATTTTGTTGCCAGAAACGAAGGTTTCCAGGAACTTGTGGTTAAATTGGCGCAAGCATGTCACAAAAACTTCACCAACGGAGACTTGCAAAAG GCGGTGGTTGCCAAGGAAGAGCTGAACTCCCTGCCTGCAGACGGTAAGACTCTGGGAGACCTGGTGGCTCTAACCGTGGGAAACCTGGGCGAGAACATCGCTCTACGTCGGGCCGCGTTTCTCCGTAATGACCAAGACACGGTCATCAGCCACTTTGTACATGCAGCAG GCCCAGCAATGACGAAAGACGGAATCAAGCTGGGGAAATTTGCTGCTGCCGTCAAGCTACTGGTTCCGAACACAGAAGCCATAGCCCAAGAAGTGTGTCAACACATTGTTGGGATTAACCCAAAGGAAATCGGTAATTGGTCTGCACCAGTTCAAGACAAAAAGGAATCCAAGAAAAAGAAGCAAGACCCAGGTGTGGAAGATCAGCCAAAAGAAGTGTATGTTGAGAAAAGACTGTTTGATCAGGAATTTCTGTTGGACTCTCATAAGACCGTAAGGGAATATTTACAAAGTAACGGGCCACAGGTTGTGGACTTTGTAAGGTTAGAATGCGGTGAGGATCTAGGAGAGGAATAG
- the LOC127847341 gene encoding elongation factor Ts, mitochondrial-like isoform X1, with product MFVCNSVMVRWGRLTPVIRSVRRLCTQPEQEVIVDKAALSKLRKKTGFPMMKCKNALAQFNNDIKEAEKWMREMAQKEGWEKAGKLQNRPMSQGLVALLEVKSSCTLVEVNCETDFVARNEGFQELVVKLAQACHKNFTNGDLQKAVVAKEELNSLPADGKTLGDLVALTVGNLGENIALRRAAFLRNDQDTVISHFVHAAGPAMTKDGIKLGKFAAAVKLLVPNTEAIAQEVCQHIVGINPKEIGNWSAPVQDKKESKKKKQDPGVEDQPKEVYVEKRLFDQEFLLDSHKTVREYLQSNGPQVVDFVRLECGEDLGEE from the exons ATGTTCGTCTGTAATT CAGTCATGGTTCGATGGGGGAGGCTGACACCAGTGATACGCTCAGTGCGCCGATTGTGTACCCAGCCGGAACAAGAGGTTATAGTTGACAAAGCAGCCTTGAGCAAGCTCCGTAAGAAGACGGGCTTTCCGATgatgaaatgtaaaaatgcacTGGCGCAATTCAATAATGACATAAAAGag GCAGAGAAGTGGATGCGAGAGATGGCCCAGAAGGAGGGCTGGGAGAAAGCAGGTAAGCTGCAGAACCGCCCCATGTCCCAGGGCCTGGTGGCATTGCTGGAGGTGAAGTCCTCATGCACCTTAGTTGAG GTGAATTGTGAGACGGATTTTGTTGCCAGAAACGAAGGTTTCCAGGAACTTGTGGTTAAATTGGCGCAAGCATGTCACAAAAACTTCACCAACGGAGACTTGCAAAAG GCGGTGGTTGCCAAGGAAGAGCTGAACTCCCTGCCTGCAGACGGTAAGACTCTGGGAGACCTGGTGGCTCTAACCGTGGGAAACCTGGGCGAGAACATCGCTCTACGTCGGGCCGCGTTTCTCCGTAATGACCAAGACACGGTCATCAGCCACTTTGTACATGCAGCAG GCCCAGCAATGACGAAAGACGGAATCAAGCTGGGGAAATTTGCTGCTGCCGTCAAGCTACTGGTTCCGAACACAGAAGCCATAGCCCAAGAAGTGTGTCAACACATTGTTGGGATTAACCCAAAGGAAATCGGTAATTGGTCTGCACCAGTTCAAGACAAAAAGGAATCCAAGAAAAAGAAGCAAGACCCAGGTGTGGAAGATCAGCCAAAAGAAGTGTATGTTGAGAAAAGACTGTTTGATCAGGAATTTCTGTTGGACTCTCATAAGACCGTAAGGGAATATTTACAAAGTAACGGGCCACAGGTTGTGGACTTTGTAAGGTTAGAATGCGGTGAGGATCTAGGAGAGGAATAG